CAGTTCCAGAAAACGGTGACGGAGGAGGAACGATGCCTTCAGCAAACGGTTGAACGAAAGGAATCGCTGGAGGAGGAGATAAAGAATCTGGACAATTTGGAGATAAGCGAAGAGAATCAAAAGtaagggaaaaggaaaggtgCAACCCgttggtaaatatttgataGAAATTTCGCATGTTTACTTTGATTACAGAATTTTGGATCGTGCCAAGCAGCTGGTGCTAAAgaatgaaaatatgaaaaagcTGGAAACCCAATTCAAAGAGAACTGCAAAAAGGAACTGGCAGAGCTACAAGCAAAGATTGAGTAAGTCCAATTCGAACGATtcaatcgtttcgttccgaCACAACCTATTAATCCGATGGTATGATTTATCCTTACTATCGTAGCAAGGCGGAGACATCTACACCAGATGACGATATGGTAGAACTGCAACGGCAGCTAGATATGGAGCAAGAACGTTTGAAATCGTTACGGCTGCAATTGGCTAAGAAAAATCGTGCCTACGTGTCGATTAACCGCCAGCTGGATAACATACCTGATCGCACCGAGTTGGCCCAGTATCAGCGAAGATTCCTCGAGCTTTACAATCAAGGTAAGCTGTGATGAATGAAGGGAGCATCGTTAGCGTCGtttcaaaaatctattttCTTTCTCCGCAGTGAGTGCGAAGCATCGTGAAACGAAGCAGTTCTACACACTCTACAACACGCTGGACGATACGAAGGTGTACTTGGAGAAAGAGATGTCGCTACTCAACTCGATCTACGACAATTACGGGGGCGCCATGCAGaaaccgcacacacgcgaACAGTTCATTCAGcagttcgattcgatcgtcgAAGGAATTCGAACGACCAAGGCTTCGCTACGCCGGAAGTGTGACGATGAACGTTCGAAACGGGACGCACTGAATGGACAGTTGCAATTGTTAGTGGAACAACAACGCAAGTACGCGGCGACCGTTAAGCAACTAACGCTTGAATGCCAGCGAAACGAAGCCCTGATGCAACATCTGAAGGCGCTCAAGATTGCTTCATCGGCCGGAAATCAAACGAGGCCTTCGTAACCTGGTACGATTGCCCAGCATTCCACTTTGCTCGTAAAGCCCAGAACCCGAAGAATATATACTCTCACCAAGTGACTTTTACAGGATTAAGGAGTCTGCTAATTTATTACCTAACTTCATTCGAACTGTTCGTAGCACCCCCAGGCTGTGGTACAACTTCACGCAACCGTTGGCTTTTGATTTCGCGTTCGATATAATAGTTAAGATCACGTAGTGGATGGTAGTAACTGTGCACTACCTGCGAACCGCAGAACATCGTGAGCAAGGCGGCTGCCGTAAAGGTAAGGTACTGACGAAGCGGGACACCAGCCGGCATGGTGCTAACTGGACTAGTCTTTGATCGGTTCTAGCTCATTCAACCGCAGTCTTTCCGCAACGATATCCTTTGCTTGCCGCTTTTTGAACGTATTATCTACGAGTAAAGGAAAAGTAATGGCTGTGTTAAATGAGaggaaacgatcgaacgacgGTGCAACTTACAGAAATTGGTCTCTCCCACCCGCCAGTGAATCATGGAAAACTCGAGGGCCGCTCCGAGTCCAAAGAAAATCGGCAAAAACCGGTAGACACCTAGGGCACGCTTACCGGGCCATAGATCGAGCAATTTCTTAACTCTGGCACTTTTCCGGATAATCATTTAATCGCACTACTCTCCGTTTCGTTCCAAGGCAATTTTTCGAAGCTGGCCTTTACATAAGTTTGCACAATCGAAGCAGGCGCCTGTTCACTTCTTCTCAGTATGGCGGTGAGCGAGCTCACAATTCCTTTCTATAGTGAGTGAAAAACGCGTCTCACGGtccaaatcaaaacaatccgTTTGACAgcgcgttttgtgtgtgtttttcacgtgtttcgtTCTCGGCGTTGCAGTAATCGGTGTaatttcgcataaaattagaATGTCCGACGATGAAGAGCTACAAGACATGGTTGCTAGCTATATTAGCAATGTGCGAGCGAAATTCGAAATGAATTCCAAGTCGGCTGAACCATCGGAGTCTTCCGGCGACGAGGAGGCCGCAGAACCGGAAGAGGACATGAAGAAGGAGGTCGAAAGTGATGCAGAAAGTGCTCCATCGGATGAGGACAAACCTGTTCCCCCGATGGatgggaaaaggagaaaggttAAGAAAGCGGATAGCTTCGATGAGGCCGAAAAAAAGGAGATGAAACAGCTGGACAACGATGAGCAGGAGGCAGATCTGACGAAAGCATTCAACGAGCTGGAGGAGAGCGACATccagaaaccgaaaacggCTAAAGAGCGAGCGCTGATGTCCATCGTGTTCGGTGGCAAGTCAGAATTCGTTTCCCAGCTCTCCGAACAAGCCACCGAAAGGACAGTCAAACGGAAACGCAAGCACCCGCAGCAGGCGATCGCGGAAGCGCAATCGAGCGACGAGGAAGACACTAAACCCGTCGAACGATCGGCCATATGGCAGGATTCGGACGAtgaaaacgatgacgacgtgaACGATCCTCAGGTGAAGCGAAACAAGCACATCCGTGACCTGGGCAAGCTGTCGTACgaacggagaaggaaaaagttcGAGCAAATCGTCGGCAATCCAAAGTGGGCCGATCTTGACCGCGTACAGGAACCGGATTCGGATGAGGAGATCCTGCAGACGGTGGGCCACGTCGTGAAGAGTCAGAAGTCAACGGGCGACCTGCCGAAGGAGATGATCGAGATGAAGGTACTGCGAAGATTGAAccgagaaacgaaaaacgaaggCGAGATCCTATCGATCTGCTTCCATCCGACATCAATGGTGGCGATGATTGCCGGAAAAGCTGGCTTGGTATCGATTGTGACGGTCGATGGCGAACGTAACGAGAAACTGCACACGATCGGTTTGCCCAAGTTCAAGCTGGTCTGCGCCCAGTTGACCCCCGACGGTAATGAGGCGATATTTGGCAGCTACCGAAGGTTTTACCACGTGTACAACCTGATCAGCGGCCAGAGCCATACACTACCAATCCCTTACCAGGAGAACTGGTCGATGCGTAACTTCCGCATCTCGCCTTCTGGCCAGTATCTGGCCTCGGTCGGTTTGTGTGGCGAGGTGCATCTTCTTAGTGCGAAAACAAAGGAACTGCTGCGTACGATCCAGCTGCGGTACTATTGCTCGGCACTCGCTTTTACGCCCGATTCCCGGTACCTATTCTGTCACACCAACGATACCGAGGTGTACGTTTACTCGCTCGAGAAATGGAGCATCGTGAACGTGTTCCACGATGAAGGTTGCGTCAACGGTTCATCGATAGCACTCTGTCCCAATGGGCAGTACGTGGCCACGGGCAATAAACAGGGCATTGTAAACATCTATCAGCTGGATGTGACGCTACAGAAAAAGTTTCCGGTACCGCTGAAGACGATCGATAACCTAACGACTGCCATCGGAAGCGTTACATTCAATGCAACCTCGGAACTGTTGGCCATTGCATCACCGGTGGTACAGAACGGGATACGGCTGGTTCACGTTCGCAGTGGAACGGTTTTCAGAAATTTCCCGCTACAAAACTCATCCCTGGGATACGTGACGACCGTTGAGTTCTCGCCCTCCGGCGGTTATTTGGCAATCGGTAATAAGAAGAGCTTTGTATCGCTGTTTAGAGTTAAGCACTATCAGAACTACTGataaaacgagagagagagagagagagagagagggaagcggAAATAAAAAGTTATCGATGTACAACAAGCTTATTTATAAATTAGAATTGTATTTCTGAGAATGTGCGGGTTCCGATTCGTCAACCGAACCGTGGGCAGCTGGCCTAAAACTCATCCAAATCCATGGAGGCCACTTGATTCAAGAACTTTTTGTACAGCGACATAAACTGCGCCACGAATGCCTCGAGATGGAATATATGCTTGCTACCCCGCTGCATCCGGTGATCGTACAGCCCGGCGTAACAGAGCGTTTGTGCCTTCAGGCTCATGTCGCAGTTTTGCACGAGAATCTTCACCAACCCCTTAAAGATGATATCGGGCGGGATGCCCTGTGATAGTAGCTCGTACAAACGCTCACGCACCACCTCCATCCGTTGGGGTGTTTGCTCCTGCACAATCATATTGGCCGTTTCCCGCAGATATACCTGCCAGTCCATATCGGGTACGTCCTGGTTGGCGGTGAACGGATACTGTTGCACTTTGCACGCTTCCAGACTGAGAATCGCACGGCGTAGATTACGTTCCGATTTCTTCGCTATCCGTTGCGCCAGCTCGGGTGGAATGTGAAGACCCTCCTTCTTGCAGATCGTCTGTGGTGAAAGGCATTCGTCAGCAAATGAGCAATGGATGGAGGACCCTCCCCTCCTTTACTTACATtcatgatgccgatgatttcTTCTTCCGTCGGAGACGACACGCGGATGCCTAGGCAACGGCTTTTCACGGCCGGTATGATGCGTGAGGTCGAGTTTACGCACAGCACCAACCGGCAGGTTGCCACATACTTCTCCATCGTCCGGCGAAGCGCATGCTGTGCATCCTTCGTCAGTTCGTCCACCTCCGAGAGGACGATCGTCTTAAAGTCCCGCTGACCGGTCGGATCGATTTGCTGCGTTTGAGCGATCTGCTTGATCATGTCCGTAATGACGACGCGATCGTA
The sequence above is a segment of the Anopheles darlingi chromosome 2, idAnoDarlMG_H_01, whole genome shotgun sequence genome. Coding sequences within it:
- the LOC125960191 gene encoding small integral membrane protein 4, with the protein product MIIRKSARVKKLLDLWPGKRALGVYRFLPIFFGLGAALEFSMIHWRVGETNFYNTFKKRQAKDIVAERLRLNELEPIKD
- the LOC125960166 gene encoding U3 small nucleolar RNA-associated protein 18 homolog; its protein translation is MSDDEELQDMVASYISNVRAKFEMNSKSAEPSESSGDEEAAEPEEDMKKEVESDAESAPSDEDKPVPPMDGKRRKVKKADSFDEAEKKEMKQLDNDEQEADLTKAFNELEESDIQKPKTAKERALMSIVFGGKSEFVSQLSEQATERTVKRKRKHPQQAIAEAQSSDEEDTKPVERSAIWQDSDDENDDDVNDPQVKRNKHIRDLGKLSYERRRKKFEQIVGNPKWADLDRVQEPDSDEEILQTVGHVVKSQKSTGDLPKEMIEMKVLRRLNRETKNEGEILSICFHPTSMVAMIAGKAGLVSIVTVDGERNEKLHTIGLPKFKLVCAQLTPDGNEAIFGSYRRFYHVYNLISGQSHTLPIPYQENWSMRNFRISPSGQYLASVGLCGEVHLLSAKTKELLRTIQLRYYCSALAFTPDSRYLFCHTNDTEVYVYSLEKWSIVNVFHDEGCVNGSSIALCPNGQYVATGNKQGIVNIYQLDVTLQKKFPVPLKTIDNLTTAIGSVTFNATSELLAIASPVVQNGIRLVHVRSGTVFRNFPLQNSSLGYVTTVEFSPSGGYLAIGNKKSFVSLFRVKHYQNY
- the LOC125960175 gene encoding replication factor C subunit 3, coding for MALWVDRYRPRELAKLDYHKTQANQLINLCSQGDFPHLMFYGPSGAGKKTRIICLLRELYGPGVERLRNEVMHFTTPSNKKIEIMTVSSNYHIEVNPSDVGIYDRVVITDMIKQIAQTQQIDPTGQRDFKTIVLSEVDELTKDAQHALRRTMEKYVATCRLVLCVNSTSRIIPAVKSRCLGIRVSSPTEEEIIGIMNTICKKEGLHIPPELAQRIAKKSERNLRRAILSLEACKVQQYPFTANQDVPDMDWQVYLRETANMIVQEQTPQRMEVVRERLYELLSQGIPPDIIFKGLVKILVQNCDMSLKAQTLCYAGLYDHRMQRGSKHIFHLEAFVAQFMSLYKKFLNQVASMDLDEF